A stretch of DNA from Babesia bovis T2Bo chromosome 2, whole genome shotgun sequence:
tataccataaTGTGCCTCCTGGCACACCAGTGTACCTAGTCAATATTTTCAAAAATCCTAGataatacacatcaaaatACAATATCTAGCGTTTTTcatttattttgttaatgTACTATCGTTTGCTTTTTGGGTTTGTTCtgttttttattttgtacCCCATATATACGTCTCTCATGGTGGTTTCACCTGTACTCGAACTTCAATCTTATTATTAGGCTCTTTGGGCCGAAATACAAACATTATAGCGAACGTTTGCTGTAGATAGGGTTTTGTATAGCCCTATCATATCAGGTTTTCAATTAGGTGGAATCCTTTGTAGGCGGCGTCTCGCAAGGTACTTGAACTTTTATTCACGTCTGGTATCCGTTTACGGTACAGGCGtaattttttatatatctattgatTTCTATTCACCGTTATGCGATTATAAACTGTCACTTAATAGTTCGTTGGCTATTTTTAGCCGCGCTTTTCGGCACATTCGGTACGTGTTTATGTAATGTAAATAGTAAGCATGATGTAGCCGCTTAAGCTCAGTGTGTGACGATGGCAGGTCCCTGCTTGGGCGAGTTCTGTGATTCGATATCACTGGACGCCGTGGGCGCCACGGCAACCAAGGTTGTGAGTTTGCGAAATGTTGATTTACAATGCTTATTGGATGCCGAGGAAAGCACGTGTTCGCCATTCTCAGACGTTAATGATCTGAAGAAGAGCGAGTCGATGTTTTCTGATGACCCGAATTATTTGTGGTTTGTGAAGCAGCGTGCCGACCGTCTTCGTGGCTCATCCCTGGGTGGTCGTAGTCAGCGTCGTAACTTGAGCAGTAGCCATGGGAGTGACGTGAGTTCTACTTGCGTGATGGTGAACATCAAGCACGACACCTGCGTGAACTTATGTGACAATCCCAGTGACATGTGGCACGGCCTGAAGATGTCTGATGGCACTCCCGTGGTGATTCGTTCAAAGCGTTTTCGTCCAAAGCGGTATGGTGATGGCACTTATCGCAAGTCCACCGGTAAAGGTTTGGGTGCGTATCGTGTAGCGAAATCAGCTCGCGTTGACGTGTCGCGTCAGACCTCTGAGGACCGTCGCCATGATGGTCGCATTGGCCCTATTAACTATGGTTCTGGTTTTCTATCACTGCAGCGTTACGTCGGTCGCGGCGACGGTGCTAGTGCAATATACCGTATGAACGGTGTGGACGCGCGGGTGGTTCACAGCTCTCGCCGCAAAGAGGTTATTGTGCGTCGGCGACGTTTGCAAGTGCAGAACAAGTTGGCTAAGGCTCGTGGCGTACTACCTTCTGAGATAGGTACGGGGACCTCGGTGCTGTAACGTGCATGTTTTTGCGCACGAGATACATGAGAATAGCACTTTTGACATGTGTATCCAGGTTATACATATGCGTCTTCCTCTCAGGGCTGATGATTGGCTTGCCACCTGTAACATCAAACTTGACGGCGGCTTCCAAAAGCTCCTGATCCAGCATATTTCACTTCAGAATCGTACCAACCTTGGGTTGTTTGCCTATTAGCAGCAGCATCCCGCGATGTTGTTTGATGATGTTTTGAGCTCGGTCTGAGTTCAGGTTGAACCCGCCGTCGCAGCATATACTTATAAGCAGATCGTTGTCTTTTGCGAACTTGATTGCTTCTTGTGCGGTTCCCACGACGTATGGCATCGTATCAAGGCAGTTCTAAGCACATATATTGTTTCTAGCCATACACCTTACTTGAGATGCCCGGATGTCTCTTGGGTTCAGCAGGTCATGCTCCCCGTGTTTGAGCATCCACAATGCCTGCCACTGCAGCGCGTGTGCGGTACGTACTAGCGTAGCCGTCGCGCCGTTATCACGAGCCGCGTTGCATTTTGGGGCTACGCATAGCACGAGTGCTGCCTGCCCTAGGTGTTGTGCCGGTTGTGGATATGGGACTTCCGCAACAACGCCGCCCTTATAAGAGTGGAGGTCTGCGACCTGTGACACGTTGAGATTGCTATGCCAGGGGCTCACCTTTTGCAGCAACTTATCGGAACATACAATTACCCTTTCTGCGCGTACACTAGGCTCCAGGAGCACTGGGTTTTCATAGGAAGTGGTGTATATTCTGCTGCATGCTCCATGGCGTTCACAGTACTCCCGTATCAGTTTGGTACTGGTGAGCAGAACTAGTTTGCGATACTTCCTGAAAGTAACTATCACCTCGAATATAGATTCATACCTGTATGCCGCACTGTGTGCTAGCTTATATAGATGTATAGCCACCGGGTGGTTGGCGCTTCGTAGCACCCTTGGCTTAGGTGAGCTGTTTACCAGTCTAGTAAAGTAGTCACCCGTGCTCCTCGCTCTTTGTTGGACATTGTAAACCACCTTTGGAGATATGCCGTTATTCGATTTCCGTACATAGCTTCTAGAAGACAAGGCCGTGGAATCACCTTTCAATTTAGCTCGGGAATGCCTCAAAGCGCGTTCTTCAGCCTGTTTTTTGATGCTGTCCAATACCCGTTGAACAGCGCTGTGCGCTGCTTGCGATGGCGTAAAGGCCATACTATAGTGTGTGTGTCTTATTTCAACACCGGGTGCAAGGTCAGTCAACACAAACCCGACCGCTGACTTCCAGGGCATCCAGTTGTGTTATTTCTAGTTGGGAATTACCAATGTGCAGCGCTGGTGACCTACGTGGAAGTATATGAAGCACTCGGTTGCGATAACTGGGTCCAAGCTTCGATTGGATCGGGTTGCGCTCTAGATATAGCACTTTTAGCCTAGAAAATCGGCGCAACGGCTCTATATCAATTTCTTCCTCAAGAGCGTTATCGTTAAGCTGTAGAAGGTCATTGTCTTATGCCACTTTCTTACCCAGAGCTCCtctatataaatattgtCTTCTGTGATATTTATCTTCGATATCTGGTTGTTCCCGAGGTCCAGGATTTTTAGCATTTTCtgggttatatataatcgatATCACACATTTTTACCATTGTGTTGATCCACGCGGGTACTTCCTTAAGTCCATTGAAGCTAAGGTACAGTTCCGATAGCATTGGGCATCCAGTTGCTAACCGTTCATCCCAAGTGTCGATACGGTTATTTTGCAAGCTTAATTTGTTCAGCATAGGCAGAGGTGGAACTTGCATGGAAGTTATCTTGTTTCGGCCTAACCACAGTGATTTAAGCGCGGTAAGCGCTCCGATGTCTCCGTATTCGCGTATCCGATTGGATCCCAGTTCCAGCAACTCCAGTTGCTTAAGCATACACAAGTTTTCCACCTGCAAAATTTACATGAAATCGCGTATACTCACAGTTGCGATTTTGTTATTGGTGAGGTAGAGCTCACGGAGGTTAATTAGGCTCTCAAGGTTCTCTATGACCTCGATTTGGTTGAATGAGACGTCGAGTACGCTTCATGTATATGTTTCCCGCTGTACACAACCTACCGTAATGCGTGTAAATGTCCTATATTTTCAATAATCTTTATATTGTTCTGGTACAAGTCAAGCGTCTCCAGGGCAGTATTGCTGTCCAGTTTCTCAATCTTTTCCACTAGGTTGGATACAATTGCTAACTTCTGTTATTCGTTGTATAACATCGATGTGTAGAGTACCTTAAGGGCTGTGCAGCGCTCGAGGTTCTCGATGCGCTTGATTCGTTCGCAGTGGAATTCAATTACCGAGCTCTCGGAAGGCGCCTCTAAGTCTACACCTATGCGTTGTATTCTGATATCAGCATCGTCCGTCATTTTATTATAATGTCTAGATTCACATGGGCGCGTAGCCCTATATGTATACAGATAATGCGCACGGGGAACGAATATGATGAAAAATAATTATTTCAGAGTTAATTTCCCATGTAGCTGTAGTTCTTGTTGACctggtagacatatataGTACCGTCAGTGGATCCAGCGAAAAGCGTGCTGCCATCAGCGTTCCAGCACAGAGACACACACCATGGAAGGCCAATCTTCTTAGGCTTGTCGCTAGTGATTTCAGCGAGCACGTTCTTGTTTTCCAAGTTCCAGATCTTAATGGCCCTGTCAGTAGCCACGCAAAGCCAGTAGTTGCAAGGAGAGAAGCAGAGAGCATTGATAGGAGAACCAGCCTCCAACAAATGCAGGCTGTTGCCTTCCTTCATGTCCCACAAACGAGCGATGCCGTCCTTACCACCAGAAGCACAAAGTGAACCGTCTGGAGAAATAGAAGTGCATGAAACGATACCCTCATGTCCACTAAGGTTGAACTTAAGGTTGCAGTTAGCAAGATCCCAGACCTATAGATGTTACAGACTATAACGAAATACTAACCTTAACGATCTTGTCCCAACCACCGGAGACAAATACGTGCTCATGTGGGTTAGGAGAGAACCTTACACAAGAAACCCAGTCATTGTGCGCATTCTGAACTGTACGCTTGCATTCAGACAAAGTGTTCCATAACTTGATAGTTTTATCACGGCTGGCGGAAATGATTTGACGATTGTCAGGACTGAAGTCTACGCTGTAGACATCACTAGTGTGACCGTTGTATACGTGCACAGTTTTGCACTTCACGAGGTCCCAAAGCCTCAGAGTGTTGTCTGGACAGGTTAGAATGTTATATTTCCAACCTACCCCAAGAACCAGATAAAGCAAAAAGACCATCAAATGACATGGTTACATCTTGAATAGTCTGTGAGTGCCCCGTAAGAGACTTCTTAGCGATGCCGATTTCACCCTCAATTTCATTGTCGTAGACCTCCCAGATCATAATCTTCTTATCTGAgttaaattatatattaacaaaTGAAAACCACAATCAGTATGACCCCAAAAGGTCACAATAGGACTTTTTTACAGCATTGGCCACACCTTAGAGTGAGCTGGGTCCCAATCATCACGTGGAATTAAGTATATGAACATACCTCTAGAAGCAGAAATCACAGTATTTATATCACTTCTGCCAGGACAAGAAATAGCAGTCACCCAGCCGGTATGGCCACCGGTGAGGACACCCTTGTAGTCCAAAACACTGTTACTCATCTTCCCTTCAACGACAGTAGTCCCGAAATGGTGCTGCTGTTATGTATAAATTCGAAAAATCTGCACAATATTTATACACCCATGGTTATTCCATAGAAATTATACACCAGATAGATAACCTATAGATGTATTCGAGCTTTCTGGCACTTATGATACCGCAAAGTCAGATTTTTGTCAAAGGCCATTAAAATAATACGGCGAGTATCAACGGCCATGATCACCAGAAAAGCTCACAAAAGTCAAACAGGCACCAACGCGATGAACTTACCCGATAAGTCCGTCCGGAAAAACATTCAAGTGCTAATTACATGGATTCGACCGTAGGGTATACGCTCAACTGTCTTCGCCCCAGGCGCGGCGATGGAGACCTAAGAGGCTATGTGCGGCAACATGTTATAGCAACgatattccatataaatCCATATTACCAGGGATTCCATGGGTGTATTATACCGAGAATTTAGGTTcagtttacacattgggCCTATTTTGGTATATACGCTCCGTATGTGTCGTTGGTGTTCTAGGCGTATAGACGCCGATGCCCACAGCTGTGGCGCCATCAAACAGCTAGTGTTTGGAGCTGCCAATGCTGGTATAGAAATGCGTTCGCGGTATACCGCGACGAGGAAGCATTCAGGACTCTTCCAGCAAGTTTCTGAAGGAGTAGTTTATGCTTTCACAGTGTGTAACAGCTCGTTCCGCACCTTGGATATCAAACTTGTAGTACACATCAACTTTATCAGTGTCCCTTAGAGCCTGTATATTGGAATCCTGGTGATATCGGTGATAAATAATGAAGTTCTCAACTCTGCGATAATATACTGGTGGTACCCATCAGAGATCAGTGGTATTCCCAGCGCATCCACAGTGTTATTCCTGATTTACCAGGCACAGGAACGCTATGGCGTTACTGGTAGCTGGGTCGGTATCACTCGACATACCAAACTCACGCATTAAGCGACTTTGCGCATTGCGAATCTGCCCCGTTGAGTTGAACTCCGGGAGGTACATGAATACAGTACCTAGTGATATACAACCATCGGGATGCGCGCACCTGAGTTCCAGGGTGTCCAGTTCCACGGATACATTACGACCTACTAGGCACATAAGCTCAGTATCACACCATAGCATCCTGGCACACTCCTCGTATGAATAAACCGATATCAGCAGCATGAGAGCAGCAACGACAAATAGAGAGTCGCCATGGCCATGTTTGAACTGCCTAAGTATAGATGACGCCGTCCTCATGAGTGCTTCCTGTGACATGAGTTTCTTATAGTTCCCAGTAGATTGGTGTTTCCTTAGGTAGTCAGTCACCTTGTTAGGCTCCACGACTCTGTCTGATGGTAGCGGCATTCGGCTTTCCAGATCCTTGAATACCAGGGTCTCAAGCAGGCTCAGACTGTATTCCTCAAGATTCCAATTTGTATCCGCAACCCTTGATGCAACTAAACCTAGAAAAAGCTCAGGTACGCTCACATAAGGAACTCGTTTGAGTAACGTTCCTCTGAATGCATCCCGTGATAGCAACGATGACATTAAACCGGTGACCTTGAAGTTATCAATAGAATTTGATATGATGCCCATGGATAGCACTGGTATGAACGCAGCAAAATTCAACGTTGGCATGTTGCCGTGTCCCAGTGAACAACTGATTAACTTGCGATTGAATGTTAGGTAGTAATGCATGTCCTCTAAATAGCCATTAGCGCTATCCTGTATGGTCGTGTTGCCGCCAAGTTCGCAAATGCCATATAGAAGCTGCAGTAATGactcagtagtactgtaGCAAGATGATATAGTCAATGCGGATAGCAACAGTTCCATTAGGTTCCCATTTTCCTTGGGGGTACCAGAGTCTAGAACCAATTGAACGTAGGTACAAATGAAACTGGCCCATGGATGCATCATCGGCACTGGCTTTGAAAGTACCATGCTGTCAGTGGATATTGACTCTTGGTATTCAACGATGATAGAGCACATCATGTCCACTAGATGCTTACATTGTACTAAGGTACCGCTCGGTACCGGTACCTTATGCAGGGAATGCAGTTCTAACCACGACTCAAGAAGCAATGCGGGTGTAGCGACTCTGGATACAGCTTCTATGGCACTTGAGAAGGACACTATCCTGTGTATATTGCCACTTTGTGGGTTATGGCAATACAAGGGTACTACAAgttccatggaatcccaaGCGCGTGGCAGAGACATTGTTCCATCTTTAGATAAATGTCGTAAAAAGAAGCCTTCTATGGACCCAAGGAGTGTATTATCCAGTGTAACATTAGTGCCATGATGGCAATAGGCACAGTATAGCCGGAGAGCAAACAGCATTATGACTGATGACCAAGGGTAGTAGGATGGATTTTCTAGAGTACACAAATCCAATATTAAATCACGGAGATGAGCACTGTCCCACCAGTATAGTATGTGATTGCCAAAGTCAGATTCCAAAAGCAGCTCCAGGTGGAGGCATACATGTGCCATGTTAAGACCAGTAGTACCCAGGAATTCCAAGAGCTTGTCATTGGGCGTTGAGTCTGTGATACCATTCACACGGGTCTCTGTACTAGATATAGCACGTAGCGAGTATACTTCATACTGGAATGCCGATGCCAACTCGTCCAAGGTGTCGTAATGGACACCTACGGCACACCAGGTACTAAGACAACGCAATGCCATTATGCCACATATAGCCGCAGGTTTACTGGTAGCATACATGGTACCATCACGTTTATCCATTAAATTGTATACtgaatctatatcactcCGGAATGCTATGGATAGCGTCTGCTTTACCAGTGCTACGCTACCCATCGGGTCCAATACATCCTGAAAGCAGGGTGGGTACATACCAGACAAAAGCCGTAGAAAACACAGAGTACTACATGCCAGATTTAAACACGCGCCACTAGATATATCCACGGAACTTTGATAATCCAGGTTAAGCCTTGTACCGTATATCTGTAGATGTATAAGCTGGCCCAAGACATCAGTGAATTCAGGATACTCACACAATGCGCGTGCTAATGGCGGTCCGAAACGTGataaaatgccactaaCAACCAAGCATATTGACGATAGCAGCGCGACGTTATCCATGTGCCTCTTTAACAGCATACACAGATGTGATATGAACCCGCAGTGAGCCAACAAGTAGACTAAAGAGTGGAGGTCATATTCACCAGGAAGCCTGGTATTTATATCATCAGCATCCATGCCAACTAATGCCCCTTTTAGAACATCACTGAAAAACTGGTATAGTACCTCGTTGGATGAATGTTTTCCAGCAGTGGCATTAATCCCACGTAACGTATCGTACAAATTATCAGTACCCTGGAAATCAAAAACCATTGAATTGTGACTGTAGACATCCAAGTTATTAGGTAACAAACCAAATAGTAGCTCGTTGAATGTGAGTAACAAATTCGTACCGTCCCCGGATAAATCACTGAAGTCACCGAAAAGCAGTATTGCCATAGCCCTAAGAGCGTCAGCAACTATCTGGACGTTACCGAAGTTTTCGAGACAAACAAAACCCATACGGCATACAAGGTCCACATCGTTGTGTATGTAATTAGACCATCGAGTGGCTGGGTAACCAAAGTAGCACCGTGGACCTAGTATTGCCCTGGAAACTATATTGCAAAGTGTACGAGTGGCAAGTTTCACCTGAGGCTTGAAAGTACTCTGTAGAAGCCCGATTAACTCAAGTATAGTGTAGCCAGGTTTGTGAGGGTCGTCACCGTGGTTATACAAAGCGGTGTCGTGCCGGTGACTGTCGGAGGCATGACCATCCAGCAAGTTACCGTCAAAATCAAATCGAAGTTCATGCAAACGTAATGATGACGGATCAAGGGAACTCTCATCCTGAACTGACTCAACTGGATTTGTCCATTCCAGCTTTTGGAATTCAAAATTAGAAGATTTGAACCAAATGTCGCTAGAGCAAGTAATTTTGTTGGATTCTGCTTTGGATAAAGTTTCTCTATTAGTACCGGCATCTGTATGCCCATCACTTTGCGGCAAATCTGGTGTCAAACCAAGTCTGCAAAGATTAGACATACGAAcaataacatacctttgCAATCG
This window harbors:
- a CDS encoding SpoU rRNA Methylase family protein, encoding MAFTPSQAAHSAVQRVLDSIKKQAEERALRHSRAKLKGDSTALSSRSYVRKSNNGISPKVVYNVQQRARSTGDYFTRLVNSSPKPRVLRSANHPVAIHLYKLAHSAAYRKYRKLVLLTSTKLIREYCERHGACSRIYTTSYENPVLLEPSVRAERVIVCSDKLLQKVADLHSYKGGVVAEVPYPQPAQHLGQAALVLCVAPKCNAARDNGATATLVRTAHALQWQALWMLKHGEHDLLNPRDIRASQNCLDTMPYVVGTAQEAIKFAKDNDLLISICCDGGFNLNSDRAQNIIKQHRGMLLLIGKQPKELLEAAVKFDVTGGKPIISPERKTHMYNLDTHVKSAILMYLVRKNMHVTAPRSPYLSQKVVRHEP
- a CDS encoding Leucine Rich repeats (2 copies) family protein, coding for MTDDADIRIQRIGVDLEAPSESSVIEFHCERIKRIENLERCTALKKLAIVSNLVEKIEKLDSNTALETLDLYQNNIKIIENIGHLHALRVLDVSFNQIEVIENLESLINLRELYLTNNKIATVENLCMLKQLELLELGSNRIREYGDIGALTALKSLWLGRNKITSMQVPPLPMLNKLSLQNNRIDTWDERLATGCPMLSELYLSFNGLKEVPAWINTMKMLKILDLGNNQISKINITEDNIYIEELWLNDNALEEEIDIEPLRRFSRLKVLYLERNPIQSKLGPSYRNRVLHILPQITQLDALEVSGRVCVD
- a CDS encoding Receptor of activated protein C kinase (RACK) 1 family protein, giving the protein MSNSVLDYKGVLTGGHTGWVTAISCPGRSDINTVISASRDKKIMIWEVYDNEIEGEIGIAKKSLTGHSQTIQDVTMSFDGLFALSGSWDNTLRLWDLVKCKTVHVYNGHTSDVYSVDFSPDNRQIISASRDKTIKLWNTLSECKRTVQNAHNDWVSCVRFSPNPHEHVFVSGGWDKIVKVWDLANCNLKFNLSGHEGIVSCTSISPDGSLCASGGKDGIARLWDMKEGNSLHLLEAGSPINALCFSPCNYWLCVATDRAIKIWNLENKNVLAEITSDKPKKIGLPWCVSLCWNADGSTLFAGSTDGTIYVYQVNKNYSYMGN
- a CDS encoding RPAP1-like C-terminal family protein is translated as MDNLDVSYDTASGYSDNDFDIVEHFSDDDAPSADFKPKAPRDPDGRVSGFPRALHRTMMPHQLGCVNLDKPKTDHVDHRSGHPKVSFDDVDYGIPDISTMSAEEINEHQAYIRERLGKDNCDFLIRRRLQRLGLTPDLPQSDGHTDAGTNRETLSKAESNKITCSSDIWFKSSNFEFQKLEWTNPVESVQDESSLDPSSLRLHELRFDFDGNLLDGHASDSHRHDTALYNHGDDPHKPGYTILELIGLLQSTFKPQVKLATRTLCNIVSRAILGPRCYFGYPATRWSNYIHNDVDLVCRMGFVCLENFGNVQIVADALRAMAILLFGDFSDLSGDGTNLLLTFNELLFGLLPNNLDVYSHNSMVFDFQGTDNLYDTLRGINATAGKHSSNEVLYQFFSDVLKGALVGMDADDINTRLPGEYDLHSLVYLLAHCGFISHLCMLLKRHMDNVALLSSICLVVSGILSRFGPPLARALCEYPEFTDVLGQLIHLQIYGTRLNLDYQSSVDISSGACLNLACSTLCFLRLLSGMYPPCFQDVLDPMGSVALVKQTLSIAFRSDIDSVYNLMDKRDGTMYATSKPAAICGIMALRCLSTWCAVGVHYDTLDELASAFQYEVYSLRAISSTETRVNGITDSTPNDKLLEFLGTTGLNMAHVCLHLELLLESDFGNHILYWWDSAHLRDLILDLCTLENPSYYPWSSVIMLFALRLYCAYCHHGTNVTLDNTLLGSIEGFFLRHLSKDGTMSLPRAWDSMELVVPLYCHNPQSGNIHRIVSFSSAIEAVSRVATPALLLESWLELHSLHKVPVPSGTLVQCKHLVDMMCSIIVEYQESISTDSMVLSKPVPMMHPWASFICTYVQLVLDSGTPKENGNLMELLLSALTISSCYSTTESLLQLLYGICELGGNTTIQDSANGYLEDMHYYLTFNRKLISCSLGHGNMPTLNFAAFIPVLSMGIISNSIDNFKVTGLMSSLLSRDAFRGTLLKRVPYVSVPELFLGLVASRVADTNWNLEEYSLSLLETLVFKDLESRMPLPSDRVVEPNKVTDYLRKHQSTGNYKKLMSQEALMRTASSILRQFKHGHGDSLFVVAALMLLISVYSYEECARMLWCDTELMCLVGRNVSVELDTLELRCAHPDGCISLGTVFMYLPEFNSTGQIRNAQSRLMREFGMSSDTDPATSNAIAFLCLVNQE